In one window of Duganella dendranthematis DNA:
- a CDS encoding amino acid permease, translated as MKNNKIREIILGKPLDPLKSETRHSMALVAFLAWVGLGADGLSSSAYGPEETFRALGGHTHLGLYMAIATAVTVFVIALAYNQVIELFPTGGGGYRVATKLVGPYMGLISGCALILDYVLTIAISIASGVDALASFLPLGFQPYKLWAEVFFIGLLIVMNLRGLKEAIQILLPIFLGFVVTHLVLIVYGIFAHASHLPELIPSTMAETTDLASHIGWAGVAGMLLLAYSQGGGTYTGLEAVSNNVNLLAEPRVRTGKVTMIYMALSLAFTAGGIILLYLLWGAQPVPGETLNASTFKTIIASMGLGGEVVNQMLLVIVLAFEAGLLFVAANTGFLGGPSVLSNMAADSWVPHKFRYLSTRLVTQNGILVMGVAALAILWGTGGSVTLLVVLYSISVFLTFAISLFGLVLYWSRNRNKGTHWKRRWLLSALGFVICAGILAILLVERFAEGGWATALIIAAIAALCIYIRNHYRQTKQAIHSVDEVFASQPFGPNTGPVEPNPDEQTAVFIVGNSRGGGLHALLWVLRMFPNHFKNFLFVNARTVDYQAYGGEGALEQMRAEAEQTLEFFVDFCHSHGMAASSYLGFGTDAVDEVTRMCEEISQEFPHSIFFTSKLIFASDNWFTRLLHNQAALAAQRRLHLEGLQMVILPMKV; from the coding sequence ATGAAAAATAATAAGATTCGCGAAATAATCCTGGGCAAGCCGCTCGATCCGCTGAAGAGCGAGACCCGCCACTCCATGGCGCTGGTGGCTTTCTTGGCCTGGGTCGGCCTCGGCGCGGATGGCTTGTCGTCCTCGGCCTACGGTCCCGAGGAAACCTTCCGCGCGCTGGGCGGGCATACGCATCTCGGCCTGTACATGGCGATTGCCACGGCGGTGACGGTATTCGTCATCGCGCTGGCCTACAACCAGGTGATCGAGCTGTTCCCGACCGGTGGCGGCGGCTACCGTGTCGCCACCAAGCTGGTGGGGCCGTACATGGGCCTGATCTCCGGCTGCGCGCTGATCCTCGATTATGTGCTGACGATTGCGATCTCCATCGCGTCCGGCGTGGATGCGCTGGCGTCGTTCCTGCCGCTGGGCTTCCAGCCGTACAAGCTGTGGGCCGAGGTGTTTTTCATCGGGCTGCTGATTGTGATGAATCTGCGCGGCCTGAAAGAGGCGATCCAGATTCTGCTGCCGATCTTCCTCGGCTTTGTGGTCACCCACCTGGTGCTGATCGTGTACGGGATTTTTGCGCACGCCTCGCATTTGCCGGAGCTGATCCCGAGCACGATGGCGGAGACCACCGATCTGGCCAGTCATATCGGCTGGGCCGGCGTGGCGGGCATGCTGTTGCTGGCGTATTCGCAGGGCGGCGGCACCTACACCGGGCTGGAGGCGGTGTCCAACAACGTCAATCTGCTGGCCGAGCCGCGCGTGCGCACCGGCAAGGTGACGATGATTTACATGGCCCTGTCGCTGGCGTTCACGGCGGGTGGGATCATCCTGCTGTATCTGCTGTGGGGCGCGCAGCCGGTGCCGGGCGAGACGCTGAATGCGTCGACCTTCAAGACCATTATTGCCAGCATGGGCTTGGGCGGCGAGGTGGTCAATCAGATGCTGCTGGTGATTGTGCTGGCGTTCGAGGCCGGCCTGTTGTTTGTGGCGGCCAATACTGGTTTTCTCGGCGGACCGTCGGTGCTGTCGAATATGGCGGCCGATTCGTGGGTGCCGCACAAGTTTCGCTATCTGTCGACGCGGCTGGTGACGCAGAACGGCATCCTGGTGATGGGTGTGGCGGCGCTGGCGATTTTGTGGGGCACCGGCGGCAGCGTGACCTTGCTGGTGGTGCTGTATTCGATTTCGGTGTTCCTGACGTTTGCGATTTCGCTGTTCGGGCTGGTGCTGTACTGGTCGCGCAATCGCAACAAGGGCACGCACTGGAAGCGGCGCTGGCTGCTGTCGGCGCTGGGCTTTGTGATTTGCGCGGGGATTCTGGCGATATTGCTGGTGGAGCGCTTTGCCGAGGGCGGCTGGGCCACGGCGCTGATCATCGCGGCAATTGCGGCGTTGTGCATTTATATCCGCAACCATTATCGTCAGACCAAGCAGGCGATTCATTCGGTGGATGAGGTGTTTGCGTCGCAGCCGTTCGGGCCGAATACCGGGCCAGTCGAGCCAAATCCGGATGAGCAGACGGCCGTGTTCATCGTGGGGAATTCACGCGGCGGCGGTTTGCATGCGTTGCTGTGGGTGCTGCGGATGTTCCCGAATCACTTCAAGAATTTTTTGTTCGTCAATGCGCGCACGGTGGATTACCAGGCGTATGGTGGCGAGGGCGCGCTGGAGCAGATGCGCGCCGAGGCCGAGCAGACGCTGGAGTTCTTTGTCGACTTTTGCCATAGCCATGGCATGGCGGCGTCGTCGTACCTGGGCTTTGGCACGGATGCTGTGGATGAGGTGACGCGCATGTGCGAGGAGATCAGCCAGGAGTTTCCGCATTCGATCTTCTTTACCAGCAAGCTGATCTTCGCTTCCGATAATTGGTTCACGCGATTGTTGCATAACCAGGCGGCGCTGGCGGCCCAGCGCCGGTTGCATCTGGAGGGTTTGCAGATGGTGATTTTGCCGATGAAGGTATGA
- a CDS encoding tyrosine-type recombinase/integrase, with amino-acid sequence MALTDTFVRQVKATGSGIQKYRDGEGMYLLVKPAGKYWRFDYRFNGTRKTTAFGTYPEVSLAKARQRRQEARALLADGIDPSAAKREKRQESLLLERQTFTAIANEWLEKTKAQRAETTQEKVRGWLNRNVMPYIGSMPIAQIKPRDVLLAVQRLEARGAIESAHRVKQLCGQVFRYAVAAGMAERDVTADLRGALAAIPQNHFAAIIEPHEVAKLLRAIHGYAGHPYATAALKLSPLFFVRPGELRSAEWREIDLAKCNQIFLNPILVGSFPLGNFLRKKPSYGYLINSLSLYKLCSRSSEVSGKFCPL; translated from the coding sequence ATGGCATTGACCGATACATTCGTTCGTCAAGTAAAAGCCACCGGCTCCGGTATTCAAAAATACAGGGACGGTGAAGGTATGTACCTGCTGGTCAAACCAGCAGGTAAATACTGGCGCTTCGACTACCGCTTCAACGGCACCCGCAAAACCACCGCATTCGGCACCTACCCAGAGGTGAGCTTGGCCAAGGCGCGGCAACGCAGGCAAGAGGCACGGGCATTGCTGGCGGACGGCATTGATCCTTCTGCCGCCAAACGAGAGAAACGGCAAGAAAGCCTTCTTCTGGAGCGCCAAACTTTCACCGCCATCGCCAACGAATGGCTGGAGAAGACCAAGGCACAACGCGCTGAAACCACGCAGGAAAAAGTACGGGGCTGGCTCAACAGGAACGTAATGCCATATATCGGCAGCATGCCCATTGCCCAGATCAAGCCACGCGACGTTCTGCTCGCTGTGCAAAGGCTGGAGGCTAGGGGCGCAATCGAGTCTGCGCACCGGGTAAAGCAACTGTGCGGCCAAGTCTTCCGTTATGCAGTCGCAGCAGGAATGGCAGAGCGCGACGTCACGGCCGACCTGCGGGGCGCGCTGGCAGCAATCCCGCAAAATCACTTCGCAGCGATCATCGAGCCACATGAGGTGGCGAAGCTCCTGCGCGCAATCCACGGCTACGCCGGCCATCCATACGCTACCGCCGCATTAAAACTGTCCCCGCTCTTCTTTGTGCGGCCGGGCGAGCTGCGGAGTGCTGAGTGGCGCGAGATCGACCTCGCAAAGTGCAACCAAATATTCCTCAATCCGATCTTGGTTGGATCGTTTCCATTAGGCAATTTTTTGAGAAAGAAGCCCTCATACGGCTATCTTATTAATAGTCTTAGCCTATACAAGCTGTGCAGCCGCAGCAGTGAGGTCAGCGGTAAATTTTGCCCGCTTTAG
- a CDS encoding AIPR family protein, which produces MPRELRAYCLSKEKMLSWHHHPFINRSVVHIILKNHVASMAAEYEYSGIAESKLFEFFCNYCVFSRHFLGRFDPQSVTTLEDDASIDGIAIIVDGDLIATVEEADAVFATHKTNLLVDIVITQVKSGEQFKKEEIANFKLGLDEFFSLDPSLPMGDFNKSQIAIMQIIFSNLKKVRNRQPNAYIYYCTSGTYKAEKEIRGVFEAIKKSVHATDYFHSTTVTPVGRTELLKYFAELSEKNEAKLQLIDYFGMPKMPGIPQSYVGIVNAKEFVSQLISDEDGNLKQSVFEENVRSFLGLDNEVNSEIQRTLESAEKRKLFSVLNNGITIVAPSLTLAANTKVIDLTNYQIINGCQTSSTLHANIVNLTEDVNVVIKFIESTTDDSAVDIISATNSQSDISKEAFFGLKNKAKHVRRFFDAQNGMVSPENFIHFERRLSEFRGAQIQATRIFDVREVARCYAAMFLNQPHNSARYVHTIFAASGDSLFKEDDHEGYYYAACLALYKYQTLINGRKNNAHNYLKMRWHIIQLFKWFVHEKMDVPLAGANKATAYATRLVEVLNSEDKLYVAVFAKCQEAIDKIGMPTDDALKRAKFTADLTAAAAQLV; this is translated from the coding sequence ATGCCGCGCGAACTACGGGCGTATTGTTTGTCCAAGGAAAAAATGCTATCTTGGCATCATCATCCCTTCATCAACAGGTCCGTTGTGCACATTATATTAAAGAATCACGTCGCTTCTATGGCAGCGGAGTATGAATACAGCGGCATAGCCGAGTCCAAGCTTTTCGAATTTTTCTGTAATTATTGCGTTTTTTCTCGCCATTTCTTAGGGCGCTTTGATCCGCAGAGCGTTACTACTCTTGAGGACGATGCGTCCATTGACGGCATCGCAATTATTGTTGATGGCGACCTTATAGCAACCGTCGAGGAGGCAGACGCAGTCTTCGCCACACACAAGACTAATCTACTTGTAGATATTGTGATAACACAAGTGAAGAGTGGTGAACAGTTTAAAAAAGAGGAGATAGCGAACTTCAAACTTGGGTTGGATGAGTTTTTTTCTCTTGATCCTTCGCTTCCAATGGGCGACTTTAATAAAAGTCAGATTGCAATAATGCAAATTATATTCTCCAACTTGAAAAAGGTGAGGAATAGGCAGCCGAACGCATACATTTACTATTGCACCTCTGGAACATACAAGGCTGAAAAAGAAATCCGTGGCGTATTTGAGGCAATAAAAAAATCAGTGCATGCGACGGATTATTTTCACTCCACTACAGTGACGCCCGTAGGAAGAACAGAATTACTAAAATATTTTGCAGAACTTTCCGAAAAGAACGAAGCAAAGCTGCAACTTATAGATTACTTTGGCATGCCAAAGATGCCAGGGATACCGCAATCGTACGTAGGCATAGTCAATGCAAAAGAATTTGTTTCTCAACTAATCTCTGACGAGGACGGAAATTTAAAACAATCTGTCTTTGAAGAAAACGTTCGTTCCTTTTTGGGCCTAGATAATGAAGTAAATTCTGAGATACAGCGCACCTTGGAGAGTGCAGAAAAACGTAAGTTATTCTCAGTTCTGAATAATGGGATAACAATTGTTGCACCTTCGTTGACGCTTGCCGCAAATACCAAGGTAATAGATTTAACCAACTATCAGATAATTAATGGTTGTCAAACCAGCAGCACTCTTCATGCAAACATAGTAAATTTGACGGAAGATGTCAATGTGGTAATAAAATTTATTGAATCAACCACTGATGATTCAGCTGTAGACATTATATCCGCCACTAATAGCCAGTCGGATATCTCCAAAGAAGCCTTTTTTGGCCTAAAAAACAAGGCAAAGCATGTGCGTAGGTTCTTTGACGCCCAGAATGGTATGGTATCGCCGGAGAACTTTATTCATTTCGAGCGACGTCTCAGCGAGTTCAGAGGTGCGCAAATTCAAGCGACTCGTATCTTCGACGTGCGTGAGGTGGCAAGGTGCTACGCTGCGATGTTTCTGAATCAACCTCATAATTCTGCGCGTTATGTTCATACGATTTTTGCAGCAAGTGGTGATAGCCTATTTAAAGAGGACGACCATGAAGGGTACTATTACGCGGCGTGCTTAGCATTGTATAAATATCAAACGCTGATTAATGGGCGGAAAAACAATGCCCACAATTATTTAAAGATGCGCTGGCATATCATTCAGTTATTTAAGTGGTTCGTACACGAAAAGATGGACGTCCCTCTTGCTGGCGCAAACAAAGCTACGGCTTACGCCACGCGGCTCGTTGAAGTCCTTAACTCAGAAGACAAGTTGTATGTGGCAGTGTTTGCTAAATGTCAGGAAGCGATTGATAAAATTGGCATGCCAACGGATGACGCACTAAAGCGGGCAAAATTTACCGCTGACCTCACTGCTGCGGCTGCACAGCTTGTATAG
- a CDS encoding recombinase family protein yields the protein MATFAYGRVSTTEQSADNQRIEIEAAGHSVDFWFADTISGKTSATQRPQFAALLGQIRNGETLVVAKLDRLGRDAQDVGATVKLLASRKIAVIVLQLGTLDLTSPAGKMMLMMLAAVAEMERDLLVERTQAGLTRAKNEGKTLGRPAKTTAEQRANITAKYFAGESVSALARMYEVSRASILAIVKPA from the coding sequence ATGGCAACCTTTGCATATGGCCGCGTCAGCACTACCGAGCAAAGCGCCGATAATCAGCGCATCGAAATCGAGGCGGCCGGTCATTCAGTCGATTTTTGGTTTGCGGACACCATCAGCGGCAAGACTAGCGCCACGCAACGCCCACAGTTCGCTGCGCTGCTCGGTCAGATTCGGAATGGGGAAACGCTGGTGGTGGCAAAACTCGACCGCCTGGGGCGTGATGCGCAGGACGTCGGCGCCACAGTCAAGCTGCTAGCGAGCCGCAAGATTGCCGTCATCGTGCTCCAGCTAGGTACCCTTGACCTCACCTCACCCGCCGGTAAGATGATGCTAATGATGCTGGCTGCTGTAGCCGAGATGGAGCGGGATTTACTGGTGGAGCGCACGCAAGCCGGCCTGACTCGCGCAAAGAACGAGGGTAAGACTCTTGGCCGCCCTGCTAAGACCACCGCCGAACAACGTGCCAACATTACAGCAAAATACTTCGCCGGCGAGAGCGTCAGCGCGCTAGCCCGAATGTATGAAGTGTCGCGGGCAAGCATCTTAGCAATCGTAAAGCCAGCCTAA
- a CDS encoding HNH endonuclease, which yields MATDDRFKQAVVATLAKRAANRCSNPSCNAITSGPADDPKSSVNVGEAAHIYGANPGSARFSKDMSATERSAITNAIWLCATCHKLVDDDPLKYPAGLLFEWQSEHERVISGQVGKAGAESRRRYEKRHLEELGHLSYLAERIIIEKGPFWEYSLTAEVLRVELSPILRRWNALKKGLYLKPASRMNRADFMLWMVSKTDEARMICKAFAELATTEFSRSWGEPGVAGSEVEIIAACRLFSEMCQSALMWEESVRFIVVEEVLREIPPLMVGATGAMIEEAAKIPLFLSETVAGNPTSGNYLLSIKLTLPDGWSDTIVEALERARIAIENGN from the coding sequence ATGGCTACTGACGATAGATTCAAGCAGGCTGTTGTCGCAACCTTAGCTAAGCGTGCGGCCAACAGGTGTTCCAACCCCAGCTGCAACGCTATCACAAGCGGGCCCGCTGATGACCCTAAAAGCTCTGTAAACGTCGGCGAGGCAGCACATATTTACGGTGCGAATCCAGGCTCCGCTCGCTTCTCCAAAGATATGTCCGCGACGGAGCGCAGTGCTATTACAAACGCCATATGGCTGTGCGCCACATGCCATAAACTTGTGGACGACGACCCTTTGAAATATCCTGCCGGCCTTCTTTTCGAATGGCAGAGCGAACACGAACGGGTTATCTCGGGGCAAGTCGGGAAGGCTGGAGCGGAGTCGCGGAGACGGTATGAGAAGCGCCATCTGGAAGAGCTTGGTCATCTGAGCTATCTAGCAGAACGGATAATCATCGAAAAGGGGCCATTTTGGGAGTACAGTCTGACCGCCGAGGTGCTACGCGTCGAATTAAGCCCAATTCTCCGGCGCTGGAATGCCCTCAAAAAAGGTCTTTATCTTAAACCTGCTAGCAGGATGAATAGAGCTGACTTCATGCTCTGGATGGTTAGTAAAACAGATGAAGCGCGTATGATTTGTAAGGCATTTGCAGAACTAGCGACCACCGAGTTTTCTCGCAGCTGGGGCGAGCCCGGAGTCGCCGGCAGTGAAGTAGAAATCATAGCGGCTTGCCGGCTTTTCAGCGAGATGTGCCAAAGCGCTCTCATGTGGGAGGAGTCCGTGAGATTTATTGTTGTGGAAGAAGTTCTTCGGGAAATCCCGCCCTTAATGGTCGGAGCTACCGGGGCTATGATTGAGGAAGCAGCAAAGATTCCACTTTTCCTCTCTGAAACTGTGGCTGGCAATCCCACTTCAGGCAACTACTTGCTCTCAATCAAGCTCACGCTTCCGGATGGTTGGTCCGACACCATCGTAGAAGCATTGGAGCGCGCGAGAATAGCAATTGAAAACGGAAATTGA
- a CDS encoding type II toxin-antitoxin system Phd/YefM family antitoxin, translating into MKMRKVPYAQASAELDALLDELCQSHAPITITAPNGEDVVLIRAADYHGMLETIYLFSSPKNSARLIESTKQLQGIRATHD; encoded by the coding sequence ATGAAGATGCGTAAAGTGCCTTATGCGCAAGCGAGCGCTGAGCTGGATGCACTGCTGGACGAACTCTGCCAAAGTCACGCCCCAATTACGATCACCGCCCCAAACGGGGAAGACGTTGTTCTGATTAGGGCTGCTGATTATCACGGAATGCTTGAGACCATCTACCTATTTAGCTCACCAAAGAACAGCGCACGGTTAATCGAATCTACGAAGCAATTACAGGGCATCAGGGCTACTCATGATTAA
- a CDS encoding ADP-ribosylglycohydrolase family protein has translation MYGALLGDLIGSPWEFNRIKHERFDIFSPLCAYTDDSIMTVAVADALLHNTAPASSMRAWAQRFKPQRGGYGAIFWVWLNNPDDEPYGSAGNGGAMRVSAAAMLGKTLDDALEKATLATSCTHDHHLGLNAALATTQAIWMAKNKASQGQIKTALEETYRYDLSRPYEIVQRACFHSELAIPSVPEAITCALQSTSFEDCMRKVVALGGDSDTQAAIAGPIAEMLWGIPDVFMQELRTRIPTEMLAVIDGLYIRE, from the coding sequence ATGTACGGAGCATTGCTTGGAGATCTTATCGGATCGCCGTGGGAATTCAACCGGATCAAGCATGAACGCTTCGACATATTCTCTCCGCTGTGCGCCTACACGGATGATTCGATCATGACCGTGGCAGTGGCTGATGCTCTGTTGCACAACACTGCCCCCGCCTCGTCCATGCGAGCGTGGGCGCAGCGATTCAAGCCTCAGCGCGGCGGCTACGGCGCCATATTCTGGGTCTGGTTAAACAATCCCGATGATGAGCCATACGGCAGCGCCGGCAATGGCGGCGCGATGCGCGTTTCAGCTGCGGCTATGTTGGGTAAGACTTTGGACGATGCGCTGGAAAAGGCTACCTTGGCCACCTCCTGTACTCACGATCACCATCTCGGATTGAATGCGGCCCTGGCAACCACGCAGGCAATCTGGATGGCAAAGAATAAGGCGTCGCAGGGTCAGATAAAAACGGCACTGGAAGAGACCTATCGTTACGACTTATCCCGGCCCTATGAGATAGTCCAGCGCGCCTGTTTTCACTCTGAGCTGGCTATTCCATCGGTGCCGGAGGCAATTACGTGCGCGTTGCAGTCAACTTCGTTCGAGGACTGCATGCGTAAAGTCGTTGCGCTGGGCGGCGACTCGGATACGCAAGCTGCTATCGCTGGCCCTATCGCTGAAATGCTTTGGGGTATTCCTGACGTATTCATGCAAGAACTGCGCACTCGCATTCCAACAGAAATGCTCGCCGTCATTGATGGTCTTTATATCCGAGAGTGA
- a CDS encoding STY0301 family protein — protein sequence MLTKTWAYPASFVLLAVSIMLKAAPLQSLECPELIPSASVEVIDVPGDWLPYVASPLYLHAAAPMYGPPELKGDLTDFKEARTANEWSYTYALDGAFPEGKWLQCAYGERNQVTLSRRLPDETQECKFTYRKGAKAGQHGIKIQCK from the coding sequence ATGCTCACCAAAACATGGGCGTATCCAGCATCGTTTGTCTTACTCGCCGTATCAATCATGCTCAAAGCTGCGCCACTGCAATCGCTGGAGTGTCCCGAACTGATTCCGAGCGCGTCTGTGGAGGTGATCGATGTGCCGGGCGACTGGCTGCCATATGTTGCATCACCGTTGTATCTGCATGCGGCTGCACCGATGTATGGACCGCCTGAACTGAAGGGGGATCTAACGGACTTCAAGGAGGCGCGCACGGCGAACGAGTGGTCATACACCTATGCGCTGGATGGCGCATTCCCGGAAGGGAAGTGGTTGCAATGCGCATATGGAGAGCGCAATCAGGTAACCTTGTCTCGTCGCCTGCCAGATGAAACTCAAGAGTGCAAGTTTACTTACCGAAAAGGCGCCAAAGCTGGCCAGCATGGGATAAAGATTCAGTGCAAATAA
- a CDS encoding BPSL0067 family protein codes for MSSRFIPCRGKTKNGAYMRASDNADAFYVIE; via the coding sequence GTGTCATCCCGGTTCATTCCGTGCCGAGGTAAAACGAAAAACGGAGCTTACATGCGAGCAAGCGATAACGCCGATGCGTTTTACGTTATCGAGTGA
- a CDS encoding NAD(P)H-quinone oxidoreductase, with the protein MQAIIFDKFGAADVLHIGEASEPVLRPNDLLVRTRAAGVNRADLTHRRGGYGWPDFGDSTIMGLEIAGDVIAVGEHVEGYAVGDRVMGIVGGGAYAEVARIDYRMAMPIPDGLDYVHAAAITEVFVTAHEALIHLGKLQPGEKVLIHAGSGGVGGAAVQLAHATGATVFATAQASAHELVRRLGADHAIDYVNEDFAEVVERLTEQRGVDLILDFIGAPYFERNVNSLAFGGRLVQIGIMGGIENARIPLDRLLYRHLQIIGTVMKSRTQEVKHGMSRRFKERWLANFVKDGLTPVIDSVYPLAQAGVAQQRMEDGLNVGKIVLTM; encoded by the coding sequence ATGCAAGCCATTATCTTTGACAAATTCGGCGCCGCCGACGTCCTGCACATCGGCGAAGCATCCGAGCCGGTGCTGCGTCCCAACGACCTGCTGGTGCGCACCCGCGCCGCTGGCGTCAATCGCGCCGACCTGACGCACCGGCGCGGCGGCTACGGCTGGCCGGACTTTGGCGACTCCACCATCATGGGCCTGGAAATCGCCGGCGACGTCATCGCCGTGGGCGAGCATGTGGAAGGCTATGCGGTAGGCGACCGCGTGATGGGCATTGTCGGCGGCGGCGCCTATGCCGAAGTGGCGCGCATCGACTACCGCATGGCGATGCCGATCCCCGATGGCCTGGACTATGTGCACGCTGCTGCTATTACCGAGGTATTCGTCACCGCGCATGAGGCGCTGATCCATCTCGGCAAGCTGCAACCTGGCGAGAAGGTGCTGATTCATGCCGGCTCTGGCGGCGTGGGCGGCGCGGCGGTGCAGCTGGCGCATGCCACCGGCGCGACGGTGTTCGCCACCGCGCAGGCCAGCGCGCATGAACTGGTGCGCCGCCTCGGCGCCGATCATGCTATCGATTATGTGAACGAAGACTTCGCCGAGGTGGTGGAGCGGCTGACCGAGCAGCGTGGCGTTGACCTGATCCTTGACTTTATCGGTGCGCCTTATTTTGAGCGTAACGTCAATTCGCTGGCGTTTGGCGGGCGGCTGGTCCAGATCGGCATCATGGGCGGCATCGAGAACGCCAGGATTCCGCTGGACCGCCTGCTGTATCGCCATCTGCAAATCATCGGCACGGTGATGAAGTCGCGCACGCAAGAGGTCAAACATGGCATGTCGCGCCGCTTCAAGGAGCGCTGGCTGGCGAACTTCGTAAAGGATGGTTTGACGCCGGTGATCGATAGCGTCTATCCGCTGGCGCAAGCCGGGGTGGCGCAGCAGCGCATGGAGGATGGGCTCAATGTCGGCAAGATCGTGCTGACCATGTAG
- a CDS encoding glycine zipper 2TM domain-containing protein — translation MEHTARTRIHPMMAFAAGSVALVSLVGAASIAGLLPNSHATNAPNDAPVPIAAVAPAPVAAPVQAIAPAPEPRRVVEHKTIVHHTYAPQQVAQAPAPAPVAQNSVVGMGIGAVVGGLLGNQVGSGNGRKLATIAGAIGGGYAGNEIAKRNQQQ, via the coding sequence ATGGAACATACCGCACGCACCCGCATTCATCCGATGATGGCTTTCGCTGCCGGCTCGGTAGCCCTGGTTAGCCTGGTCGGCGCCGCGTCTATCGCCGGCCTGTTGCCAAACTCGCATGCGACGAATGCGCCGAACGATGCGCCGGTTCCCATCGCCGCAGTCGCTCCTGCTCCAGTTGCGGCGCCAGTGCAAGCCATCGCTCCCGCACCTGAGCCACGTCGCGTGGTGGAACACAAAACCATTGTTCATCATACCTATGCACCGCAGCAGGTGGCACAAGCGCCAGCGCCTGCCCCGGTAGCGCAGAACAGCGTGGTTGGCATGGGTATCGGTGCGGTGGTTGGTGGCCTGCTGGGTAATCAAGTAGGCAGCGGCAATGGCCGCAAGCTGGCGACCATCGCCGGCGCGATCGGCGGCGGTTACGCCGGTAATGAAATCGCCAAACGTAATCAGCAACAATAA
- a CDS encoding VOC family protein codes for MKILAAVFAAIVLNLGGAAQAAGIKSAGIDHVGINVPDLKQAEAFLATTFGCEAVTHIGPFPMTPRAESLTLAMVRCGTGANIELFEYKNPAGASVMPKSEDIGASHIAFYTDDVKAGVAYLKAQGITVLGEPMTMTSGDTEGETWVHFLSPWGSEMELVGYPNGKGYEKKSRIKLWNPKHPAN; via the coding sequence ATGAAAATCTTAGCTGCGGTATTTGCCGCCATCGTATTGAACCTGGGCGGCGCCGCGCAGGCGGCCGGCATCAAATCGGCGGGTATCGACCATGTCGGCATCAACGTGCCGGATCTGAAACAGGCCGAGGCATTTTTGGCCACTACCTTTGGCTGCGAGGCGGTGACGCATATCGGACCGTTCCCGATGACGCCGCGCGCCGAGAGCCTGACGCTGGCGATGGTCCGCTGCGGCACCGGCGCCAACATCGAGCTGTTTGAGTACAAGAACCCGGCCGGCGCCAGCGTCATGCCGAAGAGCGAAGACATCGGCGCCTCGCACATCGCCTTTTACACCGATGACGTGAAAGCGGGCGTGGCGTATTTGAAGGCGCAAGGCATTACCGTGCTCGGCGAACCGATGACCATGACCAGTGGCGACACGGAAGGCGAAACCTGGGTGCACTTCCTGTCGCCATGGGGCTCGGAGATGGAACTAGTAGGCTACCCGAACGGCAAAGGCTACGAGAAGAAATCCAGGATCAAGCTGTGGAATCCTAAGCATCCAGCCAACTAA
- a CDS encoding nuclear transport factor 2 family protein → MKKLIAIGAMLIASLAQAQDQATDEVAVAQQAINRHFDIWNDRNAAHWDAKLPQVYTADVLVADYGGLATGYADIRRLLQRVQADHPGFVFTPAPVAWNHGLGRVTWGYGPKDNPNQVHGEDIFTIKDGKLASLRVFIDKQ, encoded by the coding sequence ATGAAAAAGCTCATCGCTATCGGGGCCATGCTGATCGCATCGCTGGCCCAGGCACAGGATCAGGCCACGGACGAGGTGGCGGTTGCACAGCAGGCCATCAACCGCCACTTCGACATCTGGAACGATCGCAACGCCGCACATTGGGACGCCAAGCTGCCGCAGGTTTATACCGCGGACGTGCTGGTGGCGGACTACGGCGGCCTGGCCACCGGCTACGCGGACATTCGCCGCCTGCTGCAACGGGTGCAGGCCGACCATCCCGGCTTCGTCTTCACGCCGGCGCCGGTGGCCTGGAACCATGGCTTAGGACGGGTTACCTGGGGCTACGGGCCGAAGGATAATCCCAACCAGGTCCACGGTGAAGACATCTTCACCATCAAGGACGGCAAGCTTGCGAGCCTGCGCGTTTTCATCGACAAACAATAA